One genomic window of Nicotiana sylvestris chromosome 10, ASM39365v2, whole genome shotgun sequence includes the following:
- the LOC104245433 gene encoding uncharacterized protein, which translates to MEVYNNKLIQKMQRNMGISCWEEFEGDDFYNELRRQVLILTTEDEEDDRYSNEIKNSNKVEMKSYSVLQPAGVHFSWSGDKEDNNKVPKWLSDLWRKGNRDEVFNGTGVFIPHIVKSRRRNKPRRKNTEGGKAYRPVAAGNC; encoded by the exons ATGGAAGTTTACAATAACAAGCTGATACAAAAGATGCAGAGAAACATGGGAATAAGTTGCTGGGAAGAATTCGAAGGCGACGATTTTTACAATGAACTTAGAAGACAAGTGTTAATATTGACTAcagaagatgaagaagatgatcGATATTCAAATGAAAtcaagaactcaaacaaagtagAAATGAAATCCTATTCAGTTCTACAACCTGCAGGAGTTCATTTTTCTTGGTCTGGAGATAAAGAGGATAACAACAAAGTTCCAAAATGGTTATCAGATTTGTGGAGAAAAGGCAATAGAGATGAAGTGTTCAATGGAACAGGAGTTTTCATACCACATATTGTCAAATCCAGAAGAAGAAATAAGCCAA GAAGGAAGAATACTGAAGGAGGAAAAGCATACAGGCCAGTGGCAGCAGGAAACTGCTAA
- the LOC104245434 gene encoding transcription factor TGA2.3-like isoform X2 codes for MQAFKAAVLPAVTLNNNNNSNMYCHSSFYLRGDEASRHAAARFADIGELEQSTGFPQEDAVDLSRIYGEMRPNNVAVVSSNNNLHFGELNTSIGSTEMGSSETGGVEAGGRFMLHKAQTTMVGGGGVVGGGAVTLGNGHFENWADSGIADHSHSQQTDTSTDVDTDERNHQEIMSSSRGKSLRNSLLQQCRGQGVQHGALMAVDSIDQSKVKHGDQKTLRRLAQNREAARKSRLRKKAYVQQLETSRLKLSQLEQELKRARQQGMFIANGYAGDQSLSGGGNGALAFDMDYARWLEDHQRLISDLRSAVNSHRGDNELRLLVDGVMLHYDEIFKLKSVGAKSDVFHMLSGMWKTPAERCFMWLGGFRSSELLKILGNHLEPLTEQQLMGICNLQQSSQQAEDALSQGMEALQQSLVDTLSSTSLGPTGSGNVADYMGQMAIAMGKLATLENFLYQADLLRQQTLQQLHRILTTRQAARALLVISDYMSRLRALSSLWLARPKDQL; via the exons atgcAAGCTTTCAAAGCAGCAGTATTACCAGCTGTTActcttaataataataacaattctAATATGTATTGCCACTCTTCTTTTTACCTCAG AGGTGATGAAGCTAGTAGACATGCAGCAGCACGTTTTGCTGATATTGGAGAGCTTGAACAGTCTACAGGATTTCCTCAAGAAGATGCTGTTGATTTAAGCAGAA TCTATGGTGAGATGAGGCCAAACAATGTTGCTGTTGTTTCTTCTAATAATAACTTGCATTTTGGTGAACTTAATACG AGTATAGGGTCAACGGAAATGGGGTCATCAGAAACAGGAGGGGTGGAAGCAGGGGGAAGGTTTATGTTGCACAAGGCACAAACAACAATGGTGGGTGGTGGTGGTGTAGTAGGTGGTGGTGCTGTGACTTTGGGAAATGGCCATTTTGAGAATTGGGCTGATTCTGGCATTGCAGACCATAGCCACAGTCAGCAGACTGACACTTCCACAGATGTTGACACTGATGAAAGAAACCACCAG gagatCATGAGTTCAAGCCGTGGAAAGAGCCTCAGAAACAGTCTCTTGCAGCAATGCAGG GGCCAAGGTGTTCAACATGGTGCATTAATGGCTGTGGACTCCATTGATCAGTCCAAAGTAAAGCATGGAGATCAGAAG ACACTGCGCAGGCTGGCTCAAAACCGAGAAGCTGCTAGGAAAAGTCGATTGAGGAAAAAA GCATATGTTCAACAGCTGGAGACTAGTAGGCTCAAACTATCACAGTTAGAGCAGGAGCTAAAACGAGCCCGCCAACAG GGCATGTTTATTGCTAATGGATATGCGGGGGATCAGAGTCTTTCTGGTGGTGGAAATG GGGCATTGGCATTTGACATGGATTATGCACGTTGGCTAGAAGACCATCAGCGACTTATCAGTGATCTCCGATCAGCTGTAAATTCTCACAGGGGAGATAATGAGCTGCGCCTACTTGTTGATGGAGTGATGTTACATTATGACGAAATATTCAAGTTAAAGAGTGTCGGAGCAAAATCAGATGTTTTTCATATGCTGTCGGGCATGTGGAAGACTCCTGCGGAAAGGTGTTTCATGTGGTTGGGCGGATTTCGTTCTTCTGAGCTTCTAAAG ATTCTTGGAAACCACCTTGAACCGTTGACAGAGCAGCAGCTCATGGGCATATGTAATTTGCAGCAGTCTTCTCAGCAGGCCGAGGATGCCCTATCGCAGGGCATGGAAGCCCTGCAACAATCTCTTGTCGATACACTTTCATCAACTTCTCTTGGCCCTACTGGCTCTGGAAACGTAGCCGACTATATGGGGCAAATGGCAATCGCAATGGGCAAGCTTGCCACCCTTGAGAACTTCCTTTATCAG GCTGATCTTCTGAGACAACAAACTTTGCAACAATTGCATAGAATCTTGACCACTCGTCAAGCTGCTCGAGCCCTGCTTGTTATAAGTGATTACATGTCAAGGCTTCGGGCACTCAGTTCGTTGTGGTTAGCACGCCCCAAGGACCAACTCTAG
- the LOC104245434 gene encoding transcription factor TGA2.3-like isoform X3 — MQAFKAAVLPAVTLNNNNNSNMYCHSSFYLRGDEASRHAAARFADIGELEQSTGFPQEDAVDLSRSSVYGEMRPNNVAVVSSNNNLHFGELNTSIGSTEMGSSETGGVEAGGRFMLHKAQTTMVGGGGVVGGGAVTLGNGHFENWADSGIADHSHSQQTDTSTDVDTDERNHQGQGVQHGALMAVDSIDQSKVKHGDQKTLRRLAQNREAARKSRLRKKAYVQQLETSRLKLSQLEQELKRARQQGMFIANGYAGDQSLSGGGNGALAFDMDYARWLEDHQRLISDLRSAVNSHRGDNELRLLVDGVMLHYDEIFKLKSVGAKSDVFHMLSGMWKTPAERCFMWLGGFRSSELLKILGNHLEPLTEQQLMGICNLQQSSQQAEDALSQGMEALQQSLVDTLSSTSLGPTGSGNVADYMGQMAIAMGKLATLENFLYQADLLRQQTLQQLHRILTTRQAARALLVISDYMSRLRALSSLWLARPKDQL, encoded by the exons atgcAAGCTTTCAAAGCAGCAGTATTACCAGCTGTTActcttaataataataacaattctAATATGTATTGCCACTCTTCTTTTTACCTCAG AGGTGATGAAGCTAGTAGACATGCAGCAGCACGTTTTGCTGATATTGGAGAGCTTGAACAGTCTACAGGATTTCCTCAAGAAGATGCTGTTGATTTAAGCAGAA GTTCAGTCTATGGTGAGATGAGGCCAAACAATGTTGCTGTTGTTTCTTCTAATAATAACTTGCATTTTGGTGAACTTAATACG AGTATAGGGTCAACGGAAATGGGGTCATCAGAAACAGGAGGGGTGGAAGCAGGGGGAAGGTTTATGTTGCACAAGGCACAAACAACAATGGTGGGTGGTGGTGGTGTAGTAGGTGGTGGTGCTGTGACTTTGGGAAATGGCCATTTTGAGAATTGGGCTGATTCTGGCATTGCAGACCATAGCCACAGTCAGCAGACTGACACTTCCACAGATGTTGACACTGATGAAAGAAACCACCAG GGCCAAGGTGTTCAACATGGTGCATTAATGGCTGTGGACTCCATTGATCAGTCCAAAGTAAAGCATGGAGATCAGAAG ACACTGCGCAGGCTGGCTCAAAACCGAGAAGCTGCTAGGAAAAGTCGATTGAGGAAAAAA GCATATGTTCAACAGCTGGAGACTAGTAGGCTCAAACTATCACAGTTAGAGCAGGAGCTAAAACGAGCCCGCCAACAG GGCATGTTTATTGCTAATGGATATGCGGGGGATCAGAGTCTTTCTGGTGGTGGAAATG GGGCATTGGCATTTGACATGGATTATGCACGTTGGCTAGAAGACCATCAGCGACTTATCAGTGATCTCCGATCAGCTGTAAATTCTCACAGGGGAGATAATGAGCTGCGCCTACTTGTTGATGGAGTGATGTTACATTATGACGAAATATTCAAGTTAAAGAGTGTCGGAGCAAAATCAGATGTTTTTCATATGCTGTCGGGCATGTGGAAGACTCCTGCGGAAAGGTGTTTCATGTGGTTGGGCGGATTTCGTTCTTCTGAGCTTCTAAAG ATTCTTGGAAACCACCTTGAACCGTTGACAGAGCAGCAGCTCATGGGCATATGTAATTTGCAGCAGTCTTCTCAGCAGGCCGAGGATGCCCTATCGCAGGGCATGGAAGCCCTGCAACAATCTCTTGTCGATACACTTTCATCAACTTCTCTTGGCCCTACTGGCTCTGGAAACGTAGCCGACTATATGGGGCAAATGGCAATCGCAATGGGCAAGCTTGCCACCCTTGAGAACTTCCTTTATCAG GCTGATCTTCTGAGACAACAAACTTTGCAACAATTGCATAGAATCTTGACCACTCGTCAAGCTGCTCGAGCCCTGCTTGTTATAAGTGATTACATGTCAAGGCTTCGGGCACTCAGTTCGTTGTGGTTAGCACGCCCCAAGGACCAACTCTAG
- the LOC104245434 gene encoding transcription factor TGA2.3-like isoform X1, producing the protein MQAFKAAVLPAVTLNNNNNSNMYCHSSFYLRGDEASRHAAARFADIGELEQSTGFPQEDAVDLSRSSVYGEMRPNNVAVVSSNNNLHFGELNTSIGSTEMGSSETGGVEAGGRFMLHKAQTTMVGGGGVVGGGAVTLGNGHFENWADSGIADHSHSQQTDTSTDVDTDERNHQEIMSSSRGKSLRNSLLQQCRGQGVQHGALMAVDSIDQSKVKHGDQKTLRRLAQNREAARKSRLRKKAYVQQLETSRLKLSQLEQELKRARQQGMFIANGYAGDQSLSGGGNGALAFDMDYARWLEDHQRLISDLRSAVNSHRGDNELRLLVDGVMLHYDEIFKLKSVGAKSDVFHMLSGMWKTPAERCFMWLGGFRSSELLKILGNHLEPLTEQQLMGICNLQQSSQQAEDALSQGMEALQQSLVDTLSSTSLGPTGSGNVADYMGQMAIAMGKLATLENFLYQADLLRQQTLQQLHRILTTRQAARALLVISDYMSRLRALSSLWLARPKDQL; encoded by the exons atgcAAGCTTTCAAAGCAGCAGTATTACCAGCTGTTActcttaataataataacaattctAATATGTATTGCCACTCTTCTTTTTACCTCAG AGGTGATGAAGCTAGTAGACATGCAGCAGCACGTTTTGCTGATATTGGAGAGCTTGAACAGTCTACAGGATTTCCTCAAGAAGATGCTGTTGATTTAAGCAGAA GTTCAGTCTATGGTGAGATGAGGCCAAACAATGTTGCTGTTGTTTCTTCTAATAATAACTTGCATTTTGGTGAACTTAATACG AGTATAGGGTCAACGGAAATGGGGTCATCAGAAACAGGAGGGGTGGAAGCAGGGGGAAGGTTTATGTTGCACAAGGCACAAACAACAATGGTGGGTGGTGGTGGTGTAGTAGGTGGTGGTGCTGTGACTTTGGGAAATGGCCATTTTGAGAATTGGGCTGATTCTGGCATTGCAGACCATAGCCACAGTCAGCAGACTGACACTTCCACAGATGTTGACACTGATGAAAGAAACCACCAG gagatCATGAGTTCAAGCCGTGGAAAGAGCCTCAGAAACAGTCTCTTGCAGCAATGCAGG GGCCAAGGTGTTCAACATGGTGCATTAATGGCTGTGGACTCCATTGATCAGTCCAAAGTAAAGCATGGAGATCAGAAG ACACTGCGCAGGCTGGCTCAAAACCGAGAAGCTGCTAGGAAAAGTCGATTGAGGAAAAAA GCATATGTTCAACAGCTGGAGACTAGTAGGCTCAAACTATCACAGTTAGAGCAGGAGCTAAAACGAGCCCGCCAACAG GGCATGTTTATTGCTAATGGATATGCGGGGGATCAGAGTCTTTCTGGTGGTGGAAATG GGGCATTGGCATTTGACATGGATTATGCACGTTGGCTAGAAGACCATCAGCGACTTATCAGTGATCTCCGATCAGCTGTAAATTCTCACAGGGGAGATAATGAGCTGCGCCTACTTGTTGATGGAGTGATGTTACATTATGACGAAATATTCAAGTTAAAGAGTGTCGGAGCAAAATCAGATGTTTTTCATATGCTGTCGGGCATGTGGAAGACTCCTGCGGAAAGGTGTTTCATGTGGTTGGGCGGATTTCGTTCTTCTGAGCTTCTAAAG ATTCTTGGAAACCACCTTGAACCGTTGACAGAGCAGCAGCTCATGGGCATATGTAATTTGCAGCAGTCTTCTCAGCAGGCCGAGGATGCCCTATCGCAGGGCATGGAAGCCCTGCAACAATCTCTTGTCGATACACTTTCATCAACTTCTCTTGGCCCTACTGGCTCTGGAAACGTAGCCGACTATATGGGGCAAATGGCAATCGCAATGGGCAAGCTTGCCACCCTTGAGAACTTCCTTTATCAG GCTGATCTTCTGAGACAACAAACTTTGCAACAATTGCATAGAATCTTGACCACTCGTCAAGCTGCTCGAGCCCTGCTTGTTATAAGTGATTACATGTCAAGGCTTCGGGCACTCAGTTCGTTGTGGTTAGCACGCCCCAAGGACCAACTCTAG